Proteins from a single region of Sesamum indicum cultivar Zhongzhi No. 13 linkage group LG5, S_indicum_v1.0, whole genome shotgun sequence:
- the LOC105161629 gene encoding uncharacterized protein LOC105161629 has translation MMKMGTTVDQNDAEHLVEANAYDDHLPPLVRALKASAERKIIAFHFPGHKRGQAAPSPLAELIGTKPFLHDVTELPDLDKFYSPKGHLLEAKRLAAELFGAEETWFLVGGTSCGVQAAIMATCSPGDTIILVRNAHISATTGVILSGAVPKYIVPQYNSEWDIAAGITPFQVKSTIRESKASSRKVGAVFVTSPTYNGICSNLNEISKVCHSQGIPLIVDEAHGAHFKFHPEMPKTALDQGADISIQSTHKVLCSFSQTSMLHISGENIDRERLHKCLHALQSTSPSWLFLASLDAARHQLSTDCTAFNDVVNLANVAKILIRKIPGISVLDLSAFPGFSSMDPLRVTIGVWQLGLSGFQANEILDNDLGIIPELVSTNSVTLAFSQGTTGEHVQRLVSGLKHLSEKFSAVNCGNAITGKARPYDVPVMSLNPREAFFASKTRIKFKDCSGEVCGESLCPYPPGIPVLVPGEVITEKALDYLQQIKSHGGYIVGAADPQLDYIVVCKTSH, from the exons ATGATGAAAATGGGAACGACTGTCGACCAAAACGATGCTGAACATCTCGTAGAAGCAAACGCTTATGACGATCATCTTCCCCCTTTGGTACGTGCACTAAAGGCTTCAGcggagagaaaaataatagcTTTTCACTTTCCAGGGCATAAAAGAGGGCAAGCTGCACCGTCACCTTTAGCTGAACTCATCGGCACAAAGCCCTTTCTCCATGATGTTACTGAGCTGCCAGACCTGGACAAGTTTTACTCCCCAAAGGGTCATCTTCTGGAAGCCAAAAGGTTGGCTGCAGAGCTATTTGGAGCGGAAGAGACGTGGTTTCTGGTTGGGGGCACTAGTTGTGGTGTTCAGGCAGCCATTATGGCCACTTGCTCGCCCGGGGATACTATTATCCTGGTGCGAAACGCTCATATTTCCGCCACTACAGGTGTGATACTTTCTGGGGCTGTGCCAAAATACATAGTTCCGCAGTATAATTCCGAATGGGATATTGCTGCCGGCATCACACCCTTCCAG GTGAAATCGACAATTAGGGAATCAAAAGCGAGTAGTCGGAAAGTGGGTGCAGTTTTCGTCACATCCCCTACCTACAACGGGATCTGTAGCAACCTGAACGAGATTTCAAAAGTATGCCATTCTCAAGGAATCCCTCTGATCGTCGACGAGGCGCATGGAGCTCACTTCAAATTCCATCCTGAAATGCCTAAAACAGCACTGGATCAAGGGGCCGACATTTCCATACAATCTACTCACAAAGTTTTGTGCTCCTTTTCACAGACATCGATGCTTCATATTTCAGGCGAAAATATTGACAGAGAAAGACTCCACAAATGCCTACATGCCCTTCAGTCCACCAGCCCCAGTTGGCTCTTCTTGGCCTCATTGGATGCTGCCAGGCACCAACTAAGCACCGACTGCACTGCCTTCAATGACGTAGTTAATTTGGCTAATGTAGCCAAAATCTTGATCCGTAAAATTCCAGGGATTTCTGTTCTTGATCTTTCAGCATTCCCCGGCTTCTCAAGCATGGACCCTTTGCGTGTCACGATTGGTGTCTGGCAGCTGGGCCTCTCGGGTTTCCAGGCGAATGAAATATTGGACAATGATCTTGGGATCATCCCTGAACTCGTCAGCACAAACTCTGTGACTCTAGCGTTTAGCCAGGGAACAACTGGTGAGCATGTTCAGAGACTCGTGTCTGGATTGAAGCATTTATCGGAGAAATTTTCAGCAGTAAATTGTGGTAATGCAATTACTGGAAAAGCACGACCGTACGATGTTCCTGTCATGAGTTTGAATCCTAGAGAGGCCTTCTTTGCTAGCAAGACGAGAATAAAGTTTAAGGATTGCAGTGGAGAAGTCTGTGGAGAGTCCCTTTGCCCTTACCCGCCAGGAATTCCTGTTCTTGTACCTGGTGAAGTGATTACTGAGAAAGCATTGGATTATCTGCAGCAAATAAAAAGCCATGGTGGTTATATAGTTGGAGCTGCTGATCCTCAACTTGACTACATTGTTGTGTGCAAAACAAGCCACTAA
- the LOC105161782 gene encoding uncharacterized protein LOC105161782: MFILLCILHERLQVAQGEKQEQKGQSGILEFETDNIIRNDNKKVKFCRSPPLVSALKASAQEDAASFHFPGHNRGQVAPSSLTLLIGERPFLHDLPELSELDNLFAPEEPILEAQKQVAKLFGASETWFLVRGSTCGVQAAIMATCLPGDTFILPRNSHISAVSAMVLSGAAPKYIFPEYGPRWDIAAGITPSQATEAIKELEMEGRKPAAVLVISPSYHGICSDINGILKLCHNNKIPVIVDEAHGAHFGFHPRSPSSALAQRADLVMQSTHKVLCSLTQSSMLHVSGNIVDREKICRCLQTLQSSSPRYLLLASLDAARAQLSDNHGTIFNKAIDLAMEAKSVIDELPGITLIGVPNFPMFPTFDPLRVIVGVLHLGISGFEADNILYRDFGVVFELVGTQSITFAFNLGTKREHVLRLFSGLNYLSATLMPTDGSVIKSVDITNLPFFDDINMVLSPRDAFFAHKRKVSIDESLGEICGELICPYPPGIPVLIPGEVITEQALQYLLHVKSKGATISGAADRFLSSLVVCDV; encoded by the exons ATGTTTAtccttttatgtattttgcatGAGAGACTTCAAGTAGCACAAGGGGAGAAGCAAGAACAGAAGGGACAAAGTGgaattttagaatttgaaaCAGACAATATTATCAGGAATGACAATAAGAAGGTCAAGTTCTGCAGATCACCTCCTTTGGTTAGTGCATTAAAAGCTTCAGCTCAAGAAGATGCAGCCAGTTTTCACTTCCCAGGACATAACAGAGGACAAGTTGCTCCGTCATCCTTAACACTGCTGATTGGTGAAAGACCATTTCTGCATGACTTACCAGAACTTTCGGAGCTTGACAATCTCTTTGCTCCGGAGGAACCTATTTTAGAAGCACAAAAACAGGTAGCGAAACTTTTTGGCGCATCAGAGACATGGTTTCTTGTTAGGGGCAGTACATGTGGAGTCCAGGCAGCAATAATGGCAACTTGTTTGCCTGGAGATACTTTCATTCTTCCACGAAATTCTCATATCTCTGCAGTATCTGCCATGGTATTATCTGGTGCAGCACCCAAGTATATCTTTCCGGAGTATGGCCCTAGATGGGACATTGCCGCAGGGATCACTCCTTCACAGGCAA CGGAAGCAATCAAGGAACTAGAGATGGAAGGTCGTAAACCAGCTGCCGTTTTGGTCATTTCACCTAGTTATCATGGTATATGTAGTGATATCAATGGAATTTTAAAACTGTGTCACAATAATAAGATCCCCGTAATTGTCGATGAGGCTCATGGGGCTCACTTTGGCTTCCACCCGCGGTCGCCGAGCTCAGCTCTTGCTCAACGGGCTGATCTTGTCATGCAATCGACCCACAAAGTGCTATGCTCTCTCACACAGTCATCAATGCTGCATGTCTCTGGTAATATTGTAGACAGGGAGAAGATTTGCAGATGCCTTCAAACACTTCAAAGCAGTAGCCCGAGATATTTGTTGTTGGCATCATTGGATGCTGCTAGAGCCCAACTAAGTGATAACCATGGAACTATTTTCAACAAAGCAATTGACTTAGCTATGGAAGCAAAAAGTGTGATTGATGAACTTCCTGGAATCACACTCATTGGCGTTCCGAACTTTCCCATGTTTCCTACTTTTGATCCTTTGCGAGTAATTGTTGGCGTGTTGCACCTTGGTATTTCAGGCTTTGAAGCTGATAACATCTTATACAGGGATTTCGGTGTAGTTTTCGAACTTGTTGGAACTCAATCTATTACATTTGCATTTAACCTTGGCACAAAGAGAGAGCATGTTTTGAGACTTTTCTCAGGATTGAATTATCTCTCAGCAACTTTAATGCCCACTGATGGCTCAGTAATTAAATCGGTTGATATCACGAACTTACCTTTCTTTGATGATATCAACATGGTTTTGAGTCCTAGAGATGCCTTTTTTGcacataaaagaaaagtgaGCATCGATGAAAGTCTTGGTGAAATATGTGGAGAGCTTATATGTCCTTATCCACCAGGGATTCCAGTGCTGATACCGGGTGAAGTTATCACTGAACAAGCACTGCAATACCTGTTGCATGTTAAAAGCAAGGGTGCCACTATCAGTGGAGCTGCTGATCGTTTCCTCTCGTCTCTTGTTGTATGTGAtgtctaa
- the LOC105161783 gene encoding uncharacterized protein LOC105161783 has translation MVQEIEVAPGLHFEADGPKPEVKENSDVENEETGSYDVCTSEIEVTVENTEELNGEKEIGPQDKAAVHNLDVTLEKFTELRLQQTTEEVSTRKMLEDVTEADFIDHLAISVQLNEEADKIEILQHDESTKVAADLVRSDGGVEVNYALSAVKDSPCKQLGDEPGAKGVPLGFAAELDSQLISQPTCLTPSKNSASNATATMKMVTAFTDNKENIGSGSKLVLVKDRVKTAENAIENADNLNELSVRKLSKMLKEKLEITKKSTKNDSGNEKALPRPALQALPENRLVDETQN, from the exons ATGGTTCAAGAGATCGAAGTGGCACCAGGCCTGCACTTTGAGGCAGATGGTCCTAAGCCAGAGGTGAAGGAGAATAGTGATGTGGAAAATGAGGAAACAG GATCTTATGATGTTTGTACATCTGAGATTGAAGTTACAGTTGAAAACACAGAAGAACTGAATGGTGAGAAAGAGATAGGACCTCAAGACAAGGCTGCTGTCCACAATTTAGATGTGACCTTGGAGAAATTCACAGAACTCAGATTGCAACAAACTACAGAAGAAGTGTCAACTAGAAAAATGCTGGAGGATGTTACAGAAGCCGATTTCATTGATCATTTGGCTATCTCTGTACAACTTAACGAGGAGgctgataaaattgaaattcttcAGCATGACGAAAGCACAAAGGTTGCTGCTGATCTGGTGCGGTCTGATGGTGGAGTGGAGGTGAATTATGCACTTTCTGCTGTAAAGGATTCACCATGCAAGCAACTAGGTGATGAACCGGGTGCAAAAGGTGTTCCACTCGGCTTTGCTGCAGAGTTAGATTCACAGCTCATCAGTCAACCAACCTGTTTGACGCCGAGTAAAAATTCTGCAAGCAACGCAACTGCAACAATGAAAATGGTGACTGCTTTCACAGATAACAAAGAGAACATTGGTAGTGGCAGTAAATTGGTTCTTGTGAAAGACAGAGTAAAGACAGCTGAAAACGCTATTGAGAATGCCGACAATTTGAATGAGTTGAGTGTGAGAAAGCTGTCCAAGATGTTGAAGGAAAAGCTAGAGATCACCAAGAAGTCAACCAAAAATGACAGTGGCAACGAAAAAGCATTACCAAGACCAGCTCTGCAAGCACTTCCCGAGAACCGATTAGTAGATGAAACCCAAAACTGA
- the LOC110011266 gene encoding uncharacterized protein LOC110011266: MDFQKLTRRELQALCKKNKIPANVTNAAMADALKALQLVEGIEELTQLSQSETAQSSTESPVRCEVMSPYVPPTGGRSTRRRNVAKEEPESVSDEVSEITGTDR, from the exons ATGGATTTCCAGAAACTTACAAGGAGAGAATTGCAAGCTCTCTGCAAGAAGAACAAAATTCCTGCAAACGTGACCAATGCTGCCATGGCCGACGCTCTGAAAGCTCTCCAGCTC GTTGAAGGAATTGAAGAATTGACGCAGCTGTCTCAATCTGAAACTGCACAATCATCCACTGAATCACCAGTGAGATGCGAGGTAATGTCTCCCTATGTGCCTCCAACTGGTGGCAGAAGCACACGCCGGAGAAATGTTGCAAAAGAAGAGCCTGAATCTGTTTCTGATGAAGTATCAGAAATTACTG GTACCGATAGATGA